The following are encoded together in the Primulina tabacum isolate GXHZ01 chromosome 18, ASM2559414v2, whole genome shotgun sequence genome:
- the LOC142533217 gene encoding uncharacterized protein LOC142533217 encodes MASRYEVEVTVTSAKDLKNINWRHGKLKPYAVVWIDSKNKCSSHVDEEGDTSPYWDQKLTIPFDSPIEDTTLYIDIVHADADEDTKPLIGSAKLPLRNVVDDVGLGSLTDRKLELVRPSGRPHGKVEVKVSVREPRYRAAQDPYHAQPYGVPPPGSRDFTPPPPYGNPYSAPPAYGSQTGYPGYGQPSYGQPAGYGQSYYGQPGGYGQGSYYGQPPPVEEKQSKFGGMGTGLAVGAVAGVLGGVALAEGFDALEDNIADDVADRVEDDLGDEGDDY; translated from the coding sequence ATGGCGTCACGGTACGAGGTTGAAGTCACCGTCACTTCCGCCAAGGACCTCAAGAATATCAATTGGCGACACGGAAAGCTCAAGCCATACGCCGTCGTCTGGATCGACTCCAAGAACAAGTGCTCCTCCCACGTCGACGAAGAAGGCGACACCTCCCCCTACTGGGATCAGAAGCTCACCATCCCCTTCGATTCCCCCATAGAGGACACCACCCTCTACATAGACATCGTCCACGCCGACGCCGATGAGGACACCAAACCTCTCATCGGCTCCGCCAAGCTGCCCCTCCGCAACGTTGTGGATGATGTCGGGTTGGGTTCCCTTACCGATCGGAAGCTCGAGCTGGTGCGCCCATCCGGCAGGCCACATGGCAAGGTTGAGGTCAAAGTCAGCGTACGCGAACCGCGATACCGTGCGGCACAGGATCCTTACCACGCTCAGCCGTACGGCGTGCCTCCTCCTGGGTCGAGGGACTTCACACCCCCACCACCGTATGGAAATCCATACAGTGCGCCACCCGCTTATGGTTCACAGACAGGATACCCGGGTTACGGGCAGCCGAGCTATGGACAGCCTGCGGGTTATGGACAGTCATATTACGGGCAGCCGGGAGGTTACGGGCAGGGTAGTTATTACGGGCAGCCACCTCCCGTGGAGGAGAAACAGAGCAAGTTTGGGGGGATGGGAACAGGCTTGGCCGTGGGCGCCGTAGCGGGGGTGCTAGGTGGAGTCGCACTGGCGGAGGGATTCGATGCGTTGGAGGACAATATTGCTGACGACGTGGCAGATCGCGTGGAGGATGATTTGGGCGACGAAGGGGATGATTACTAG